Within Gilvibacter sp. SZ-19, the genomic segment TTGGCGCAGGTCGTCTAAAGAGGGTTTAGAAAAAGACGGAACCTTCCATTTGGTATCAATGATATAAACGACTTTATTTTCCTGTTTAATCACAATATCAGGTCTAACTCTCCGAGAGTTCCAAAAGGCCTGGGATTCTTGACCATGAACACTGTAATTAGTTTCTTTTACCGCCTTTTTCAATTTTCCAAGAACGTAGCTCTCCCAAAGCGAATTCATATTAAACAGAAGCGCTAACATGTTTTCGTTTCCTTTAGTGATGTTTGGAGCAAAGTTTAATATGATTAAGCGAGCAATTTCTAATGCAGTTTGATATTGCTTCGTCTTTCTGTTTAGAGGAATGCGATTAAAGGTTTGTTGATCGACCTTAATTTTTGAGGTTTCTGGAAATTCTAATTCAACAATCTTGCTCGGACTGTATAGATAGGTTCCCTTAGAGAGTCTTATAACAATATCGAGTGCTTTACGTAGCACTTGATGAATTAGATGATCCCTTTCATAGGTTTGATGCTCCGTATAAAAACGCTCTTTATGAACCAGATTTTTCGAAATGTGTTTAGCGAATACAAGCTTTCCTTTAAGAACAGACAAGTTGTTTTGTTCCCGGTAATATTGTCTTATTAACCCTCGATGGATTAAAACTTGCAATTCATTTAAATACCACTCAAAATAGATGTCAAGGAGG encodes:
- a CDS encoding McrC family protein; the encoded protein is MPSDKRIQVFEYDKLVVGKKYSPSQCTFKQRHFDALVKWNEFHNNQYFKVGHRNVISQNYVGVVQIDGLTIEILPKIDRSSQNKEDWQKALIEMLKATKNIKVKQVGNAQVNKQSIHLLDIYFEWYLNELQVLIHRGLIRQYYREQNNLSVLKGKLVFAKHISKNLVHKERFYTEHQTYERDHLIHQVLRKALDIVIRLSKGTYLYSPSKIVELEFPETSKIKVDQQTFNRIPLNRKTKQYQTALEIARLIILNFAPNITKGNENMLALLFNMNSLWESYVLGKLKKAVKETNYSVHGQESQAFWNSRRVRPDIVIKQENKVVYIIDTKWKVPSFSKPSLDDLRQMYVYNMYWDCPKSMLLYPDNEDRVVHKGIYWKGYSHENDEELNECALGFLNIFDSNNKLDSKIGDRIFKMIELQ